The proteins below are encoded in one region of Brassica napus cultivar Da-Ae chromosome A6, Da-Ae, whole genome shotgun sequence:
- the LOC106410685 gene encoding protein argonaute 10 isoform X3, producing MPIRPMKETSETHLLIKPKHLPKAVQNAKAPPTPSQASSPSPPSKNRSRRRNRGGRKSDQGDVCMRPSSRPRKPPPQNAAPVAAVSGTEIVAVNHQMQMGVRGSSKNSNFAPRPGFGQLGTKCIVKANHFLADLPTKDLSHYDVTITPEVSSKSVNRAIIAELVRLYKESELGSRLPAYDGRKSLYTAGELPFTWKEFAVKIFDEDDGIINGPRRERSYKVAIKFVARANMHHLGEFLAGKRADGPQEALQILDIVLRELSVKRFCPVGRSFFSPDIRTPQRLGEGLQSWCGFYQSIRPTQMGLSLNIDMASAAFIEPLPVIEFVAQLLGKDVLSKPLSDSDRIKIKKGLRGVKVEVTHRANVRRKYRVAGLTTQPTRELMFPVDENATMKSVIEYFQEMYGFTIQHTHLPCLQVGNQKKASYLPMEACKIVEGQRYTKRLNEKQITALLKVTCQRPRDRENDILKTVQHNAYDQDPYAKEFGMNISEKLASVEARILPAPWLKYHENGKEKDCLPQVGQWNMMNKKMINGMTVSRWACVNFSRSVQENVARGFCNELGQMCEVSGMEFNPEPVIPIYSARPDQVEKALKHVYHTAMNKTKGKELELLLAILPDNNGSLYGDLKRICETELGLISQCCLTKHVFKISKQYLANVSLKINVKMGGRNTVLLDAISCRIPLVSDIPTIIFGADVTHPENGEESSPSIAAVVASQDWPEVTKYAGLVCAQAHRQELIQDLYKTWQDPVRGTVSGGMIRDLLISFRKATGQKPLRIIFYRSVSHLLILVIENSQRVLSLVFCFCSDGVSEGQFYQVLLYELDAIRKACASLEPNYQPPVTFIVVQKRHHTRLFANNHRDKSSTDRSGNILPGTVVDTKICHPTEFDFYLCSHAGIQGTSRPAHYHVLWDENNFTADGIQSLTNNLCYTYARCTRSVSVVPPAYYAHLAAFRARFYMEPEIMQDNGSPGKKNTKTTTVGDHGVVGGGVKPLPALKENVKRVMFYC from the exons atGCCGATTAGGCCAATGAAAGAAACCTCAGAGACTCATTTACTCATCAAACCCAAGCATCTCCCCAAAGCCGTGCAAAACGCTAAAGCCCCTCCTACTCCGAGCCAAGCTTCTTCACCTTCTCCTCCGTCCAAGAACCGTAGCCGGAGGAGAAACCGCGGTGGTCGAAAATCAGACCAAGGAGATGTCTGTATGAGGCCTAGCTCCCGTCCTCGCAAACCGCCGCCTCAGAACGCTGCTCCCGTCGCCGCCGTCTCCGGCACCGAGATAGTCGCCGTGAACCATCAGATGCAAATGGGTGTTCGTGGGTCGAGTAAAAACTCAAACTTTGCGCCGAGACCTGGGTTCGGACAGCTTGGAACTAAATGCATCGTCAAAGCTAACCATTTCCTCGCTGACTTACCGACCAAAGATCTGAGTCACTACGAT GTTACAATAACTCCTGAAGTGTCATCAAAAAGTGTGAACAGAGCCATCATTGCTGAGTTAGTGAGACTATACAAAGAGTCTGAACTCGGGTCGAGACTTCCTGCTTACGACGGCCGGAAAAGTCTTTACACCGCCGGAGAGCTTCCTTTCACTTGGAAAGAGTTCGCTGTTAAGATCTTCGATGAAGACGATGGTATCATCAATGGCCCTAG AAGGGAGAGATCGTATAAGGTGGCTATCAAGTTTGTGGCACGGGCCAATATGCATCACTTAGGCGAGTTCCTAGCTGGTAAACGCGCGGATGGACCGCAAGAGGCGTTGCAGATTCTCGACATTGTACTCAGGGAGCTGTCTGTTAAGAGGTTCTGTCCTGTCGGAAGATCGTTCTTCTCGCCTGATATTAGAACACCGCAGCGACTTGGTGAAGGGTTACAGTCATGGTGTGGGTTTTACCAGAGTATTCGACCTACACAAATGGGTTTATCTCTTAACATCG aCATGGCTTCAGCTGCTTTTATCGAGCCTCTTCCTGTGATAGAGTTTGTAGCACAGCTTCTCGGGAAAGATGTCTTGTCAAAGCCATTATCTGACTCTGATCGTATTAAG ATCAAAAAGGGTCTCAGGGGAGTGAAAGTAGAGGTCACTCATAGAGCAAACGTGAGAAGGAAATACCGTGTTGCGGGTTTAACGACTCAACCGACAAGGGAGCTCATGTTTCCAGTTGATGAGAACGCTACGATGAAGTCGGTTATTGAGTATTTTCAAGAGATGTATGGGTTCACGATCCAGCACACGCATTTGCCGTGTCTTCAAGTGGGAAACCAGAAGAAGGCGAGCTATTTGCCAATGGAGGCATGCAAAATCGTGGAGGGACAACGGTACACAAAAAGGTTGAACGAGAAGCAGATTACTGCTCTTTTGAAAGTTACATGCCAGAGGCCAAGGGACAGAGAAAACGACATTTTAAAG ACGGTGCAACACAACGCGTATGATCAAGATCCATATGCTAAGGAGTTTGGTATGAATATAAGCGAAAAGCTAGCTTCTGTTGAAGCTAGGATCCTTCCAGCTCCATGG CTTAAGTATCATGAGAATGGGAAAGAAAAGGATTGCCTTCCGCAAGTGGGTCAATGGAATATGATGAATAAGAAGATGATCAATGGGATGACGGTGAGCAGATGGGCCTGTGTTAACTTCTCACGCAGTGTTCAAGAAAATGTTGCTCGTGGGTTTTGTAATGAGCTTGGTCAGATGTGTGAAGTCTCTGGCATG GAGTTTAATCCGGAGCCTGTGATACCAATATACAGCGCGAGGCCTGATCAAGTTGAGAAAGCTCTAAAGCATGTTTATCACACTGCTATGAACAAAACCAAAGGCAAAGAGTTAGAGCTTCTCTTGGCCATTTTACCTGATAACAACGGTTCACTCTACG GGGATCTTAAGAGAATCTGTGAAACCGAGCTTGGTTTGATATCTCAGTGTTGTCTCACAAAACATGTGTTCAAGATTAGCAAACAGTATCTGGCTAATGTATCCCTTAAAATCAATGTTAAG ATGGGAGGAAGGAACACAGTTCTGTTAGATGCCATAAGCTGTAGGATTCCACTGGTTAGCGACATACCGACAATTATATTTGGCGCAGACGTGACTCACCCAGAGAACGGGGAAGAGTCAAGCCCTTCAATCGCTGCT GTTGTTGCTTCGCAAGACTGGCCTGAAGTGACAAAGTATGCTGGTTTGGTTTGTGCACAAGCTCACAGGCAAGAACTTATACAAGATTTGTATAAAACATGGCAGGATCCTGTACGTGGCACTGTTAGTGGCGGCATGATCAG GGACCTTCTGATCTCATTCAGGAAAGCAACAGGGCAGAAACCGCTTCGAATCATCTTTTACCGGTCGGTTTCTCATTTACTCATTTTAGTAATAGAAAACTCGCAACGTGTTCTCTCATTGGTATTTTGCTTTTGCAGTGATGGAGTAAGTGAAGGACAATTCTACCAAGTTTTACTCTACGAGTTGGATGCAATTCGTAAG GCATGTGCGTCGCTTGAACCGAATTATCAGCCACCTGTGACATTCATCGTGGTACAGAAGAGGCACCACACCCGTTTGTTTGCTAATAATCACCGAGACAAAAGCAGTACTGACCGAAGCGGAAACATCTTACCTG GTACGGTAGTTGACACTAAGATATGTCATCCAACTGAATTCGACTTCTACCTTTGTAGCCACGCTGGTATACAG GGAACAAGCAGGCCTGCTCATTACCATGTTCTTTGGGATGAGAACAATTTCACAGCGGATGGTATTCAATCTCTGACTAATAATCTCTGTTATACCTATGCTCGATGCACTCGATCGGTCTCTGTAG tTCCTCCGGCGTATTATGCACATCTTGCAGCATTCCGAGCACGTTTCTACATGGAACCGGAGATCATGCAAGATAACGGATCGCCGGGTAAAAAGAATACGAAGACAACAACTGTAGGAGATCATGGTGTTGTTGGTGGCGGTGTGAAGCCGTTACCTGCTTTGAAGGAGAATGTGAAGAGAGTCATGTTTTACTGCTAA
- the LOC106410685 gene encoding protein argonaute 10 isoform X1, with product MCRLDKDKKRSVFCFIHSFCSGNRKREERMPIRPMKETSETHLLIKPKHLPKAVQNAKAPPTPSQASSPSPPSKNRSRRRNRGGRKSDQGDVCMRPSSRPRKPPPQNAAPVAAVSGTEIVAVNHQMQMGVRGSSKNSNFAPRPGFGQLGTKCIVKANHFLADLPTKDLSHYDVTITPEVSSKSVNRAIIAELVRLYKESELGSRLPAYDGRKSLYTAGELPFTWKEFAVKIFDEDDGIINGPRRERSYKVAIKFVARANMHHLGEFLAGKRADGPQEALQILDIVLRELSVKRFCPVGRSFFSPDIRTPQRLGEGLQSWCGFYQSIRPTQMGLSLNIDMASAAFIEPLPVIEFVAQLLGKDVLSKPLSDSDRIKIKKGLRGVKVEVTHRANVRRKYRVAGLTTQPTRELMFPVDENATMKSVIEYFQEMYGFTIQHTHLPCLQVGNQKKASYLPMEACKIVEGQRYTKRLNEKQITALLKVTCQRPRDRENDILKTVQHNAYDQDPYAKEFGMNISEKLASVEARILPAPWLKYHENGKEKDCLPQVGQWNMMNKKMINGMTVSRWACVNFSRSVQENVARGFCNELGQMCEVSGMEFNPEPVIPIYSARPDQVEKALKHVYHTAMNKTKGKELELLLAILPDNNGSLYGDLKRICETELGLISQCCLTKHVFKISKQYLANVSLKINVKMGGRNTVLLDAISCRIPLVSDIPTIIFGADVTHPENGEESSPSIAAVVASQDWPEVTKYAGLVCAQAHRQELIQDLYKTWQDPVRGTVSGGMIRDLLISFRKATGQKPLRIIFYRSVSHLLILVIENSQRVLSLVFCFCSDGVSEGQFYQVLLYELDAIRKACASLEPNYQPPVTFIVVQKRHHTRLFANNHRDKSSTDRSGNILPGTVVDTKICHPTEFDFYLCSHAGIQGTSRPAHYHVLWDENNFTADGIQSLTNNLCYTYARCTRSVSVVPPAYYAHLAAFRARFYMEPEIMQDNGSPGKKNTKTTTVGDHGVVGGGVKPLPALKENVKRVMFYC from the exons ATGTGCag GTTGGATAAAGACAAGAAGAGATCagttttttgtttcattcatTCCTTTTGTAGTGGAAaccggaagagagaagaaagaatGCCGATTAGGCCAATGAAAGAAACCTCAGAGACTCATTTACTCATCAAACCCAAGCATCTCCCCAAAGCCGTGCAAAACGCTAAAGCCCCTCCTACTCCGAGCCAAGCTTCTTCACCTTCTCCTCCGTCCAAGAACCGTAGCCGGAGGAGAAACCGCGGTGGTCGAAAATCAGACCAAGGAGATGTCTGTATGAGGCCTAGCTCCCGTCCTCGCAAACCGCCGCCTCAGAACGCTGCTCCCGTCGCCGCCGTCTCCGGCACCGAGATAGTCGCCGTGAACCATCAGATGCAAATGGGTGTTCGTGGGTCGAGTAAAAACTCAAACTTTGCGCCGAGACCTGGGTTCGGACAGCTTGGAACTAAATGCATCGTCAAAGCTAACCATTTCCTCGCTGACTTACCGACCAAAGATCTGAGTCACTACGAT GTTACAATAACTCCTGAAGTGTCATCAAAAAGTGTGAACAGAGCCATCATTGCTGAGTTAGTGAGACTATACAAAGAGTCTGAACTCGGGTCGAGACTTCCTGCTTACGACGGCCGGAAAAGTCTTTACACCGCCGGAGAGCTTCCTTTCACTTGGAAAGAGTTCGCTGTTAAGATCTTCGATGAAGACGATGGTATCATCAATGGCCCTAG AAGGGAGAGATCGTATAAGGTGGCTATCAAGTTTGTGGCACGGGCCAATATGCATCACTTAGGCGAGTTCCTAGCTGGTAAACGCGCGGATGGACCGCAAGAGGCGTTGCAGATTCTCGACATTGTACTCAGGGAGCTGTCTGTTAAGAGGTTCTGTCCTGTCGGAAGATCGTTCTTCTCGCCTGATATTAGAACACCGCAGCGACTTGGTGAAGGGTTACAGTCATGGTGTGGGTTTTACCAGAGTATTCGACCTACACAAATGGGTTTATCTCTTAACATCG aCATGGCTTCAGCTGCTTTTATCGAGCCTCTTCCTGTGATAGAGTTTGTAGCACAGCTTCTCGGGAAAGATGTCTTGTCAAAGCCATTATCTGACTCTGATCGTATTAAG ATCAAAAAGGGTCTCAGGGGAGTGAAAGTAGAGGTCACTCATAGAGCAAACGTGAGAAGGAAATACCGTGTTGCGGGTTTAACGACTCAACCGACAAGGGAGCTCATGTTTCCAGTTGATGAGAACGCTACGATGAAGTCGGTTATTGAGTATTTTCAAGAGATGTATGGGTTCACGATCCAGCACACGCATTTGCCGTGTCTTCAAGTGGGAAACCAGAAGAAGGCGAGCTATTTGCCAATGGAGGCATGCAAAATCGTGGAGGGACAACGGTACACAAAAAGGTTGAACGAGAAGCAGATTACTGCTCTTTTGAAAGTTACATGCCAGAGGCCAAGGGACAGAGAAAACGACATTTTAAAG ACGGTGCAACACAACGCGTATGATCAAGATCCATATGCTAAGGAGTTTGGTATGAATATAAGCGAAAAGCTAGCTTCTGTTGAAGCTAGGATCCTTCCAGCTCCATGG CTTAAGTATCATGAGAATGGGAAAGAAAAGGATTGCCTTCCGCAAGTGGGTCAATGGAATATGATGAATAAGAAGATGATCAATGGGATGACGGTGAGCAGATGGGCCTGTGTTAACTTCTCACGCAGTGTTCAAGAAAATGTTGCTCGTGGGTTTTGTAATGAGCTTGGTCAGATGTGTGAAGTCTCTGGCATG GAGTTTAATCCGGAGCCTGTGATACCAATATACAGCGCGAGGCCTGATCAAGTTGAGAAAGCTCTAAAGCATGTTTATCACACTGCTATGAACAAAACCAAAGGCAAAGAGTTAGAGCTTCTCTTGGCCATTTTACCTGATAACAACGGTTCACTCTACG GGGATCTTAAGAGAATCTGTGAAACCGAGCTTGGTTTGATATCTCAGTGTTGTCTCACAAAACATGTGTTCAAGATTAGCAAACAGTATCTGGCTAATGTATCCCTTAAAATCAATGTTAAG ATGGGAGGAAGGAACACAGTTCTGTTAGATGCCATAAGCTGTAGGATTCCACTGGTTAGCGACATACCGACAATTATATTTGGCGCAGACGTGACTCACCCAGAGAACGGGGAAGAGTCAAGCCCTTCAATCGCTGCT GTTGTTGCTTCGCAAGACTGGCCTGAAGTGACAAAGTATGCTGGTTTGGTTTGTGCACAAGCTCACAGGCAAGAACTTATACAAGATTTGTATAAAACATGGCAGGATCCTGTACGTGGCACTGTTAGTGGCGGCATGATCAG GGACCTTCTGATCTCATTCAGGAAAGCAACAGGGCAGAAACCGCTTCGAATCATCTTTTACCGGTCGGTTTCTCATTTACTCATTTTAGTAATAGAAAACTCGCAACGTGTTCTCTCATTGGTATTTTGCTTTTGCAGTGATGGAGTAAGTGAAGGACAATTCTACCAAGTTTTACTCTACGAGTTGGATGCAATTCGTAAG GCATGTGCGTCGCTTGAACCGAATTATCAGCCACCTGTGACATTCATCGTGGTACAGAAGAGGCACCACACCCGTTTGTTTGCTAATAATCACCGAGACAAAAGCAGTACTGACCGAAGCGGAAACATCTTACCTG GTACGGTAGTTGACACTAAGATATGTCATCCAACTGAATTCGACTTCTACCTTTGTAGCCACGCTGGTATACAG GGAACAAGCAGGCCTGCTCATTACCATGTTCTTTGGGATGAGAACAATTTCACAGCGGATGGTATTCAATCTCTGACTAATAATCTCTGTTATACCTATGCTCGATGCACTCGATCGGTCTCTGTAG tTCCTCCGGCGTATTATGCACATCTTGCAGCATTCCGAGCACGTTTCTACATGGAACCGGAGATCATGCAAGATAACGGATCGCCGGGTAAAAAGAATACGAAGACAACAACTGTAGGAGATCATGGTGTTGTTGGTGGCGGTGTGAAGCCGTTACCTGCTTTGAAGGAGAATGTGAAGAGAGTCATGTTTTACTGCTAA
- the LOC106410685 gene encoding protein argonaute 10 isoform X2, protein MCRLDKDKKRSVFCFIHSFCSGNRKREERMPIRPMKETSETHLLIKPKHLPKAVQNAKAPPTPSQASSPSPPSKNRSRRRNRGGRKSDQGDVCMRPSSRPRKPPPQNAAPVAAVSGTEIVAVNHQMQMGVRGSSKNSNFAPRPGFGQLGTKCIVKANHFLADLPTKDLSHYDVTITPEVSSKSVNRAIIAELVRLYKESELGSRLPAYDGRKSLYTAGELPFTWKEFAVKIFDEDDGIINGPRRERSYKVAIKFVARANMHHLGEFLAGKRADGPQEALQILDIVLRELSVKRFCPVGRSFFSPDIRTPQRLGEGLQSWCGFYQSIRPTQMGLSLNIDMASAAFIEPLPVIEFVAQLLGKDVLSKPLSDSDRIKIKKGLRGVKVEVTHRANVRRKYRVAGLTTQPTRELMFPVDENATMKSVIEYFQEMYGFTIQHTHLPCLQVGNQKKASYLPMEACKIVEGQRYTKRLNEKQITALLKVTCQRPRDRENDILKTVQHNAYDQDPYAKEFGMNISEKLASVEARILPAPWLKYHENGKEKDCLPQVGQWNMMNKKMINGMTVSRWACVNFSRSVQENVARGFCNELGQMCEVSGMEFNPEPVIPIYSARPDQVEKALKHVYHTAMNKTKGKELELLLAILPDNNGSLYGDLKRICETELGLISQCCLTKHVFKISKQYLANVSLKINVKMGGRNTVLLDAISCRIPLVSDIPTIIFGADVTHPENGEESSPSIAAVVASQDWPEVTKYAGLVCAQAHRQELIQDLYKTWQDPVRGTVSGGMIRDLLISFRKATGQKPLRIIFYRDGVSEGQFYQVLLYELDAIRKACASLEPNYQPPVTFIVVQKRHHTRLFANNHRDKSSTDRSGNILPGTVVDTKICHPTEFDFYLCSHAGIQGTSRPAHYHVLWDENNFTADGIQSLTNNLCYTYARCTRSVSVVPPAYYAHLAAFRARFYMEPEIMQDNGSPGKKNTKTTTVGDHGVVGGGVKPLPALKENVKRVMFYC, encoded by the exons ATGTGCag GTTGGATAAAGACAAGAAGAGATCagttttttgtttcattcatTCCTTTTGTAGTGGAAaccggaagagagaagaaagaatGCCGATTAGGCCAATGAAAGAAACCTCAGAGACTCATTTACTCATCAAACCCAAGCATCTCCCCAAAGCCGTGCAAAACGCTAAAGCCCCTCCTACTCCGAGCCAAGCTTCTTCACCTTCTCCTCCGTCCAAGAACCGTAGCCGGAGGAGAAACCGCGGTGGTCGAAAATCAGACCAAGGAGATGTCTGTATGAGGCCTAGCTCCCGTCCTCGCAAACCGCCGCCTCAGAACGCTGCTCCCGTCGCCGCCGTCTCCGGCACCGAGATAGTCGCCGTGAACCATCAGATGCAAATGGGTGTTCGTGGGTCGAGTAAAAACTCAAACTTTGCGCCGAGACCTGGGTTCGGACAGCTTGGAACTAAATGCATCGTCAAAGCTAACCATTTCCTCGCTGACTTACCGACCAAAGATCTGAGTCACTACGAT GTTACAATAACTCCTGAAGTGTCATCAAAAAGTGTGAACAGAGCCATCATTGCTGAGTTAGTGAGACTATACAAAGAGTCTGAACTCGGGTCGAGACTTCCTGCTTACGACGGCCGGAAAAGTCTTTACACCGCCGGAGAGCTTCCTTTCACTTGGAAAGAGTTCGCTGTTAAGATCTTCGATGAAGACGATGGTATCATCAATGGCCCTAG AAGGGAGAGATCGTATAAGGTGGCTATCAAGTTTGTGGCACGGGCCAATATGCATCACTTAGGCGAGTTCCTAGCTGGTAAACGCGCGGATGGACCGCAAGAGGCGTTGCAGATTCTCGACATTGTACTCAGGGAGCTGTCTGTTAAGAGGTTCTGTCCTGTCGGAAGATCGTTCTTCTCGCCTGATATTAGAACACCGCAGCGACTTGGTGAAGGGTTACAGTCATGGTGTGGGTTTTACCAGAGTATTCGACCTACACAAATGGGTTTATCTCTTAACATCG aCATGGCTTCAGCTGCTTTTATCGAGCCTCTTCCTGTGATAGAGTTTGTAGCACAGCTTCTCGGGAAAGATGTCTTGTCAAAGCCATTATCTGACTCTGATCGTATTAAG ATCAAAAAGGGTCTCAGGGGAGTGAAAGTAGAGGTCACTCATAGAGCAAACGTGAGAAGGAAATACCGTGTTGCGGGTTTAACGACTCAACCGACAAGGGAGCTCATGTTTCCAGTTGATGAGAACGCTACGATGAAGTCGGTTATTGAGTATTTTCAAGAGATGTATGGGTTCACGATCCAGCACACGCATTTGCCGTGTCTTCAAGTGGGAAACCAGAAGAAGGCGAGCTATTTGCCAATGGAGGCATGCAAAATCGTGGAGGGACAACGGTACACAAAAAGGTTGAACGAGAAGCAGATTACTGCTCTTTTGAAAGTTACATGCCAGAGGCCAAGGGACAGAGAAAACGACATTTTAAAG ACGGTGCAACACAACGCGTATGATCAAGATCCATATGCTAAGGAGTTTGGTATGAATATAAGCGAAAAGCTAGCTTCTGTTGAAGCTAGGATCCTTCCAGCTCCATGG CTTAAGTATCATGAGAATGGGAAAGAAAAGGATTGCCTTCCGCAAGTGGGTCAATGGAATATGATGAATAAGAAGATGATCAATGGGATGACGGTGAGCAGATGGGCCTGTGTTAACTTCTCACGCAGTGTTCAAGAAAATGTTGCTCGTGGGTTTTGTAATGAGCTTGGTCAGATGTGTGAAGTCTCTGGCATG GAGTTTAATCCGGAGCCTGTGATACCAATATACAGCGCGAGGCCTGATCAAGTTGAGAAAGCTCTAAAGCATGTTTATCACACTGCTATGAACAAAACCAAAGGCAAAGAGTTAGAGCTTCTCTTGGCCATTTTACCTGATAACAACGGTTCACTCTACG GGGATCTTAAGAGAATCTGTGAAACCGAGCTTGGTTTGATATCTCAGTGTTGTCTCACAAAACATGTGTTCAAGATTAGCAAACAGTATCTGGCTAATGTATCCCTTAAAATCAATGTTAAG ATGGGAGGAAGGAACACAGTTCTGTTAGATGCCATAAGCTGTAGGATTCCACTGGTTAGCGACATACCGACAATTATATTTGGCGCAGACGTGACTCACCCAGAGAACGGGGAAGAGTCAAGCCCTTCAATCGCTGCT GTTGTTGCTTCGCAAGACTGGCCTGAAGTGACAAAGTATGCTGGTTTGGTTTGTGCACAAGCTCACAGGCAAGAACTTATACAAGATTTGTATAAAACATGGCAGGATCCTGTACGTGGCACTGTTAGTGGCGGCATGATCAG GGACCTTCTGATCTCATTCAGGAAAGCAACAGGGCAGAAACCGCTTCGAATCATCTTTTACCG TGATGGAGTAAGTGAAGGACAATTCTACCAAGTTTTACTCTACGAGTTGGATGCAATTCGTAAG GCATGTGCGTCGCTTGAACCGAATTATCAGCCACCTGTGACATTCATCGTGGTACAGAAGAGGCACCACACCCGTTTGTTTGCTAATAATCACCGAGACAAAAGCAGTACTGACCGAAGCGGAAACATCTTACCTG GTACGGTAGTTGACACTAAGATATGTCATCCAACTGAATTCGACTTCTACCTTTGTAGCCACGCTGGTATACAG GGAACAAGCAGGCCTGCTCATTACCATGTTCTTTGGGATGAGAACAATTTCACAGCGGATGGTATTCAATCTCTGACTAATAATCTCTGTTATACCTATGCTCGATGCACTCGATCGGTCTCTGTAG tTCCTCCGGCGTATTATGCACATCTTGCAGCATTCCGAGCACGTTTCTACATGGAACCGGAGATCATGCAAGATAACGGATCGCCGGGTAAAAAGAATACGAAGACAACAACTGTAGGAGATCATGGTGTTGTTGGTGGCGGTGTGAAGCCGTTACCTGCTTTGAAGGAGAATGTGAAGAGAGTCATGTTTTACTGCTAA